GCCTTCAGGAGTAAGTCGCATGGATCAGTTTACTATTAACCTACTTTTCGTCGGCGGTTCCTTTGCGCTCTACTTTGGTATTGCATTTTGGGCACGAGCTGGATCAACGAAAGAGTTCTACGTCGCCGGCGGTGGTGTCCATCCTGTATTAAACGGTATGGCAACCGCAGCAGACTGGATGTCTGCGGCCTCTTTCATCTCTATGGCCGGCTTAATTGCCGCTGGTGGTTACGCTAACTCAACCTTCTTAATGGGTTGGACTGGTGGTTATGTATTGCTTGCCATGTTGTTAGCACCTTACTTACGTAAATTTGGTAAGTTTACTGTGCCAGACTTCATTGGTGATCGTTTCTACAGCCAAACGGCTCGACTGGTTGCTGTGGCGTGTTTAATCATTGCATCGGTTACTTACGTTATCGGCCAAATGACGGGGGCTGGCGTGGCCTTCTCTCGCTTCTTGGAAGTCGATAGTAGTACCGGCTTAATGATCGCTGCTGCTGTGGTATTTTTCTACGCAGTACTCGGTGGAATGAAAGGCATTACCTATACTCAGGTCGCTCAGTATGTTGTGTTAATCATTGCTTATACCATTCCTGCTATTTTCATATCTTTGCAACTAACCGATACTTTTATTCCAGCCATCGGTCTTTTCTCTACTCACACTGAGTCTGGTTTGCCTCTGTTGCAAAAACTGGACGAAGTAGTTCGAGAACTTGGTTTCCGTGATTACACAGCGGATGTTGAGAACAAACTGAACATGGTTCTGTTCACACTGTCCTTAATGATCGGTACCGCAGGTCTACCACACGTTATCATTCGTTTCTTCACCGTACCAAAAGTAGCCGATGCACGTTGGTCTGCCGCTTGGGCATTAGTCTTCATCGCATTGCTGTACCTTACAGCGCCTGCGGTTGCGTCTATGGCTCGTCTGAACCTATTAACGACGATTTACCCATCCGGTCCAACAGAACAACCGATTGAATACGCCGAGCGCCCAGATTGGGTTCAAACGTGGGAAAAAACCGGTTTGATCAAGTTTGAAGATAAGAATGGTGATGGTCGTGTCCAGTTCTATAACGACGTTCCAGCATTTCAAGAAGAGGCAACAGCTCGTGGTTGGGAAGGCAATGAGTTAGACGTTAACCGAGACATTCTTGTATTGGCAAACCCTGAAATTGCCAACCTTCCAGGTTGGGTTGTTGGTCTAATCGCAGCAGGTGGTTTAGCGGCCGCACTATCAACCGCAGCAGGCTTATTGCTAGCCATATCCTCCGCGATCAGTCATGACTTAATAAAAGGCACAATAAACCCCAATATCAGTGATAAGGGGGAATTGCGAGCCGCAAGGATATCCATGTTCGTCGCCATCATTGTGGCCACGTACTTAGGAATGAACCCACCAGGCTTCGCAGCTCAGGTGGTGGCATTGGCCTTCGGTATTGCTGCGGCCTCTATCTTCCCAGCGTTGATGATGGGTATTTTCTCGAAACGCGTAAACAGCACCGGCGCCGTTGCTGGTATGTTAGCGGGTTTGACCTCAACCTTGGTTTACATCTTCTTGTTCCTAGGTTGGTTCTTTGTCCCAGGAACAGCATCTTTTGCCAACACACCAGATAACTGGTTGTTCGGTATATCACCATTGTCCTTTGGTGCTATTGGTGCCGTGATTAACTTTGTCGTCGCGTTTACTGTCTCTTCAATGACAGCGCCGCCGCCAAAAGAAATCCAAGACCTTGTAGAAAGCGTTCGTTACCCTCAAGGTGCGGGTGGTGCGGTTGATCACTAAAGATTAACAACACATACTTGCATTAAAATCGAGTCTCACTACTTTGTGAGACTCGATTTCCTTATAATAAGAATCCACTCAACAAAAAAGAGAGCGCTTATGTTTTGGGAACTCATTGCTACCGTTTTTGCCGGTATTGGCGGCGCAGGTATTGCTCTGTTGTTAAGAAAAATAACAAAACAAACCGCCCCTAAATGGCTCGTTCCTGTGTTTGCGGGTACGGCGATGCTTGGCTTTCAAATCCAAGGCGAATATGACTGGTTCGATCATCAAACCGGCCTATTACCAGAAGGGATTGTTGTTGTAAAAGCAGTTCAAGAAGAAGCGCCATGGCGTCCTTGGAGTTACGTTTTTCCACAAACAATGCGTTTTATAGCGGCTGATGTTGCTAATTCAGCCAAAAACAAAATTGACCCCAACCTTGTACTTGTCGATTTATATTTCTTTGAACGTCGACATACGGCTAAACGTGTGCCTCAGATTATCGATTGTATGCAAGGCGCAAGAACCGACTTCACTCAATCTTTTACCAAATCATCAGATTCAAAAGCCGAATCAACGTCAACATGGTATCCACTTGAAAACGATGACCCATTACTAAAAGCGGTGTGTGACAATCAAGCTTAGAAAACTAGCCGGCTTCAAACTATCAAATTTAACTCTCTTCATCCCGAGTTTTCCTCATTGGCATAATGTGTCATGAACCACCATAATATCGACTTTTCTAATAATGAAAGTCGATATTTATGAACATCACTCAAGAAGAACGAGACGCGGTTTACAAAACTATTTTTTCGCGTCGTGATGTGCGCAGAGAGTTCAAACCAGACCCCATCCCTAATGATGTTCTAGAGCGCGTATTGCTCGCAGCTCACCACGCACCAAGCGTTGGTTTTATGCAGCCTTGGGATTTCATTATTGTGCAAAGCCCTGAATCCAAAACGAAAATCAAACAAGGTTTTCTACAAGCTCATGCAGAAGCGACTGAGCTATTTGAAGGTCAGCGCAAAGAAGACTATAAAAGCCTTAAACTTGAAGGTATTGAAGAAGCGCCATTGGGTATTTGCGTCACCTGTGATCGTAGTAGAACCGGTTCCGTTGTCTTAGGCCGAACCGCTAAACCGGAAATGGATTTATTCAGTTCCGTATGTGCAGTGCAAAACCTATGGTTAGCGGCGAGGGCTGAAAACCTCGGAGTGGGCTGGGTAAGTATTGTTCACGATCATGTCATACGCGACACACTCAACATCCCCGAATCCATCGATATTATTGCGTATTTATGCGTGGGTTATGTCGACATTTTTCATGACACTCCAGACCTTGAAAGATCAGGTTGGTTGCCTAGGCGAGACGTTAGTTCAGCGGTTCATTTTGAATCTTGGCCTGACTCTAAATAAAGAAAGGACGAATGAAAAACATTCGCCCTTTCCTTTTTTACTGCTATTTAAGTGCCATTTCTAAGGCCTGTATCAGCTGATCAATTTCTTCTGGTTGTGTGTAATGAACAAATGACAACCTAACAACACCAGTATTAGAATCCACCCCCATTGCTTCTAGCAAGCGAACCGCATAAAAATGGCCTGCACCACAAATAATACCTTGATCAACCAGTTTTTGAGCCAGTTCTTGAGGTGTTTGGCCTTTAGGAATAATAGCAACCGTCGCCGCTCTTTTTAAAGGATCAGTAGGACCAAGCAATGTCAGTTTAGGATGTTGATCAATATATTTAAGCAACTTAGCTAACAACACCTGCTCGGCGTCATGAAACAATACTCTTACACGTTGGGCCTTTTCAAGAGCTGAACCGCCCTCATCAAAATGATAATCATGCAAGGCATCAAAATAGTCCAGCACACCACGACTGGCTGCTACTTGAGCATGATCTGGACCTGCAGGTACAAACCATTTTTGACGATAGGCTTCATTAAAATAATGCGCTTGATTGCCTAGTTTATCTGCAATGGCATTACGAATAACCATCACACCAAGATGCGTGCCATACGCTTTATAAAGCGAAAATAAATAAACATCGGCGCCGAGTGCATCTATATCTGGTAACCCATGGCCCGCAAACGACACACCATCAACCAGTGTCATCACATTTGCCGCTCTTGCTCGCGCGCAAATTTCTGCTACTGGGTTGATTTCTGCCACCACATTGGAACAATGAGTGAACGCCAATAACTTGGTTCGTTTAGTAAAAAGTTGCTCTAGATCGTTGATATTCAAAGACCCCGTTTTCGAATCAACTCGCCACTCTTTAATGACGACGCCACGAGACGACAAAGCACGCCAAACACCGATGTTCGCTTCGTGATCTTGATTGGTCACAATAACCTCATCGCCTTCTTTCAGAATCTTGCCAAACGCCTGTGCCAGCACATACGTATTCTGAGAAGTCGAAGGCCCAAGGTGTACTTCACTTGTATCTACATTCAAATAGGACGCTAAGCGTTTATAAGCCAAATCCATCTGCGCACCGGCTTTTTGTGCAGCAGGGTGAAGGTGATAAGGCTGGAGTTTTGTTTCTCGGTAATACTGGTCCAAATGATCAATAACGGCTTTGCAAGCATAGGAACCACCTGCATTATCAAAAAAAGCCTGACCGGATAAAGATGGCTCTTTAAAAGCCGGAAATTGAGAACGAACGAACGCCAAATCTAACAAAGGTGCCATAACCTTATCCTCTTAAAAGCAACCGTAATTTTTGCCTAGAAAAGCAAAATACTATGGCAAAAGTATAGAGAATAAAACACGCAAGTTGTTTGCTATTTCAAAGAAAGATTACTAACTTAATACAATATTTTTGTTTGAATAGAGCGATAAATGAAAGAAATCACCTTAGACCGTACAGACTACAAAATAATCAAAGCATTAGAGAAAAATGGTCGTATAAGCAATACTCAACTGGCTCAAGCCATCAACCTGTCTCAATCACAATGTTTAAGACGCTTACGCTTATTAGAAGAAATGAACGTTATTAGCGGCTACCGAGCAAAAGTGAACTATCAAAAGCTCGGCTATAGTGTCATGGCTTGGACTCTGGTGACCGTCAGTAAAGATACACCAAATGCACGGGATAACGTGATGCATTTCCTACAACAACAAAGCGCAGCGATAAATGTGCATGGTGTCACTGGTGATGTGGATTTAATCGTAGAAGTGTGTGCCAAAAACATGGCTGAATTTACGGATTTGGTTGTCAAACAACTTTATGCTCACGCTGATGTAGTGAGTACAAAATCTTATATTTGTTTAGACACCGCCAAACAAGATGGCAGCCCTCTTGATAACGTCTAATACTGAATGAATTACACTTTCAAATGACCCTATTATCTGCTCAATTATTCTATTACTGTCCGATTGATTAGTTTTATTCAGCTATTGGTGTATTTTATATCGTTTGTCTTATTTACGTGGAATTCCTACTATATCAACATCAAAACACAGTTTGTTTTGATGTTGATTTCAAACAACCATGGATAAGGAAAACACGATGAAAAACAATCAAACTATTGCTGAATTATTAGCAAACGTTAACTCAGCATACCTAACAGACGCTGAAAAATACGAAGCAATCGCACGTGCAGAACGCGCTGAATACATTGTTGCAGGTATATCTTCTGCTATTAAAGCCGTTAAAAAAGCAGCACTGAAATTAAAAGCCGTTTTCGTATCATCTTCTGCTCAGCACGCTTAATCAATACCGCTAATATAAAGTTCAATTGGGTAAGCGTCTTCTTCTAAAAGAAGATATTTTGGCTTAGTCCAACGGATTTTCTAAAAAAGGAAACAGCGCTAAAATAATAACATAAGCGCTTCCCTGCTCCTTTTTCGAGTTACTCCACTCTATTTATTTTCTTTAAAATTTTTAATTCAGTCTTTTAGTTCTGTCGTTCTTGCAACACTTCTTTGAAAGCAAACATGCCATTCAATGCCGATGGAAAGCCTGCGTAGACTGACATTTGCAATAACACTTCTTTTATTTCGTCTTCACTGCAACCAACATTTAAAGCAGCGTTCAGGTGGACTTTAAGTTGAGGTCGGCAATTACCTAACGCGGTTAATGCTGCGACGGTGGCGATCTCTCTGGACTTAAGATCCAAGCCGGGTCGTGAGTAAATATCACCAAATGGATATTCAATGGTGAATCGAGCCAAATCAGGGCAAATGTCTTGCAGGCTATCTATCACATTATGCCCCGCTTCTCCGTCAATCTTAGAAAGCAGCGCTAAACCTAAGTCAAATCTTGAGTTATCCATGGTGTACTCCTATTCATTTTCTTAAAGAAGCAACACCTTACAAGTTAGAGCAAACTCTAAGTCAACTCACTTTGTTGGCTTTATACAAATCAATCTTCCTGTCTAGCGCCTCTAGATGGTTCTGCTGCAACACTATGTGCGCTTTTAACCGTTCTTTATGGCGCTCTAACAGTTGCTGACGTTCAAAGACTGTCATTACCCCGACCTCTCGTAATTCCGCGTACTGCAGTATATTTTCCAGAGCCATCCCCGTTTCTTTCAAACGAACAATAAAACCAACCCAATCTACCTCTTTTTTTGTATAAGACCGATGACCACTGGTATTACGTTGAACATTTTTTATCAATCCGATTTTTTCGTAATAACGCAATGTATGAGCCGATAATCCAACGCACAATGAGAACTCTTTCATGTTCATAATACGACTTCCTAGGCATAATATAAGCCAACAAGATCGAACAATAATTTGATGGAAAAAAGTAATGATAACATGGCATTGTCAGCCGTTTAACGAGCTGTCTACTCACATCCTTTATGATTTACTTAGACTTCGCTGTGATGTTTTTGTGGTTGAGCAGAACTGCCCTTTTCCGGAATTAGACGGCTTGGATACATTACCCAGCACTCAACATCTTTTTGCCTTACAAGACAATCAACTCGTAGCCTATGCAAGATTGTTGGCCGAAGGTGATTCGTATTCAGGTTACAGCAGCATAGGACGCGTCGTTGTTGCACCGCAAAGCCGCAAGGATAAAATGGGTCATACATTGATGAGTCATGCAATTAAACATGCAACGACTCTATGGCCAACCAGTCCGATCAAAATTGGCGCTCAATCGCATCTTGAAAATTTTTATAAATCCCACGGTTTTATAACGGTTTCCGCGCCTTACATGGAAGATGGCATAGAACATTATATTATGACGCGGGAACTTGAAGTAACGCGTTAACCCGTTGTTTGAGCGCTGGCAAAACCTCAGCTTCAAACCAAGGGTTTTGCTTCAACCAGCGATTATTTCGAGGACTAGGGTGAGGTAAAACCAATATTCCCTGTTCCAACCAATACTGCCACGCTTTAACCTGTTCTGTGAGATTGCCTGAACGTCCTAAATGATATTTTTGGGCATAAGCACCTAGTACAACCGTCAACTCAACATGAGTAAGCTGATTCAATATGGTCTCACGCCACTTTACGGCGCATTCAGGACGTGGCGGTACATCCCCAGATATCTTTCCTGCTGACGGCCCACTCTTATAATAAGCATGGCCAGGGAAACAAAAGCCCATTGGTAAAATAGCCACTTGCTGGGCGTCATAAAATACGTTCACAGGCACACCAAGCCAATCTCTTAACCGATCACCACTAAGATCATCAAAAGGGCGGCCACTATCATGGGCCTTTTGCCCCGGAGCCTGACCTGCAATGAGTATTTTTGCACTAGGATGAATTTGAATAATCGGTTCAGGGGGATTTGGAAGAAGACTCGCACAATGCTGGCAAGATAAAACGGCCTCTTTTAATGCTATGAAAGTTTCTTGTGACATAAACCTGTCTCGCTCTTGCCTCTAAAACAAAAAAGCAGCCGCTGTTTCCAGAGGCTGCTTTTTAGATTATTCGTTTTTTATTTGATCTAGTGTTGATGACCACCTTCGCCATGCACATGACCATGCTCTAACTCTTCAGCCAATGCTTCGCGAACTTCAATAATCTCAACATCAAACTTCAACGTTTTACCAGCCAATGGATGGTTACCATCAAGCATAATGCCATCATCTTCTACCGCGATAACAGTAACAGGTTGTTGGCCGCCTGGCGTTTGTGCCATGAACTGCATGCCAATTTCAATATCATCAACGCCTTGAAAATTTTCTGTTGGTACTTTCTGGATAAGTTCTTCATGTACTGCGCCGTAGCCATCTTCAGGCTCAACCGATACCGCAAGTTTATCACCCGCTGCTTTGCCTTGAAGTGCTTTATCTAGGCCATCAATGATGTTCTGAGCGCCACTTAAAAATACTAAAGGCTCTTGACCTACAGAAGAGTCTAGCTCTTGGCCTTGTTCGTCTGTCAATGTGTAATGCATGCTAACAACGGCGTTTTCTGTGATTTGCATTCTATTCTCCAGCTTAAAAATGAATAAGGGTACGAGCGCTTGATACAAGCAAACAGGGTTGCGATACACCGCCACAACACGAACCCAAACAATAGTTTGTGGCATTATGATAACGTTCCATAAGCGCAATAACTACCGTATAAACCTAGAAGTTTGGTACGTTCGACGATTTTTAAAGGGATGTTTGAATATTAATTTGAAAAAAAGACACATATCAAGCAAAACAGATCAAATTTAAAGCGACAATTCAAAAATAGATTGCCTTTTCACCAATAAAAAATCTAAGGCCAAATAGAATTTTTTAGCCTCTTCCCGAATGTCATTGGTTCGAACTCGCAACGTCACATGTTCTTCTGATGCCCACCGTCTAGCTTGTTCAACCAAGACACGTCCAGCCCCTTTGAAACGGGCTTCGGCCGAGACTGACAATCCCAGTATTTCAATAAAATCTGCAGAAGCCATTCGAAAAGCATGTTGCGCATGAAGCCAGCCAATCACCACGCCATCTAATTCAGCCACCCAAGCCCTATCGTCGTTAGAACCTAGCAAACGCTCAAGCCTCTGAACAGCAGAATGTTTGGCAGCCTCCTCTTTGTAACCCAATCCAGCCGCCACTAGCGCAATGGCTGCGGCGTCATCCACACATGCAGGTCGAATTAGCATCACCGTTTCGCTCTCCTTTTTTATATGAATCATTTAGCTAACGGCTTAAACTGTGAAATGTCCAGGGTGTATGCCCGCCCTAACCAACTAACACCCTGAGTATGATCTACGTAATCATTGCCAGTTAGTGGATGAACAAAAACATCTAAAGACTGTCGGTTTAACATCAGCCAAGGAATAATTTGACCAAACGTTTCTGAAGCAAACGACAACTGACAACTCCAAACGGGATGTGGACCAACGGGTTTCTGATGAAAACGCCCAATACGGATATCAAACAATTCAGCCGCTTGCTCTGCAACCTGCTTGGCTATCTCAACACCCGCTTCGTCCGCATAATAAAGATGAGCATGGAATGCTTTTATGTCACGATGTAAAGGAAATTGATTCATGGTCTCTCCTAGTATTGTCTTATTAGGATTACAGTTTAACACCCGTCAGCACACAAATGATTGATGCGAAAAAAGGTATTTGGAGAGAAAAAACAACCACCTACTAACGCTACGAGACCTAAGTCGTAGAGGATTGTCAAATTGACTGTGTTACATTGAGTTTAAAACAACAATGACGCATCAACCTATGTTCAGGTAATTTATTCAATGACTGTTTTCTGGATTCTGTTAGCCATTCTTTACGTTCTAGGCCTCTTCTGGATCGCCATTTGGGGCGACAAAGAAAGCCCTGCAGCCAAAAAACTGACGCGTCACCCATTGGTCTATAGCTTATCGTTGGCCATTTATTGTACCGCTTGGACCTTCTACGGTTCTATCGGTGAAGCCTCTCGTTCTGGCTGGAGCTATTTGCCCATTCTTTTAGGCCCCATTTTATTGTATTTATTTGCCTTCCCAATATTACGAAAAATGATTACGGTGAGCCGTAAACAAAACATCACTTCAATTGCCGACTTTATTTCCTCTCGATACGGTAAACGACCCATGACCGCCCCACTGGTCATACTCATCAGTATGCTGGCCGTCATTCCTTATATTGCCTTGCAGCTGAAAGCCATAGGCTCTAACTTCGCTCTTTTTGTTAATCAAGATGAGTCTTCGGCCAGCCTTGTTGTTTTTGTCGCTACCATTTCGATTGGTGTTTTTGCCATGTTATTTGGTACAAGAAAAGTAGAAGTAACAGAGTATCGTTCCGGAATGATGCTAGCGATTGGCGCCGAGTCTTTGTTTAAATTGATCGCCATTGTCGCCGTTGGCTTGGTTGCCATCATCATGACTCAAGATTTTGATCTAGACGAGATGAGCCAAAATGTGGATTTCTCAGTATGGAACCCTGAACAGTTTTTGTCTTTTCCTTTTCTCATGCAGACATTTATGGCGGCAGCGGCGGTTATTTGTTTACCTCGACAATTCCATGTCACCGTAGTCGATCATCAAAGCAACAAGCAATCCAATATGGCACGTTGGTTATTCCCTTTATACTTGCTCATTTTCGCGTCTATTATTCCGCCCATAGCCATTGCCGGCCAGAGTCTTTTTTCTGCGGACATTAATCCAGACACCTATGTGATTCAGTTCGCCTTAGTGTCAGATAACCTGCCCTTGCAAATGTTGATATTTCTAGGCGGAATGTCGGCCACAACGGCGATGATCATTGTGGCTACGTTTGCTTTAAGTATCATGATCAGCAACGATGTCATCCTACCTCTTATGCTGGCCCGAGCCAGTGCACAACAACAAGCCTTACCCTTATATCGACGTCGCATATTAATGATTCGACGCTTAGCGATGGCCGGCATTTTAGTCCTATCCTTTTTGTACTATCAAAAAATGGCTAACAACGAATCGCTTGCCGGTACAGGCGTTTTGGCCTTCTCTCTTGTTCTACAACTTATGCCCGCCGTTCTTGGGGGACTCTACTGGAAACGCGCACACGCGCACGGTGTTTACACTGGGTTAACATTGGGTTTCTTGTGCTGGATGTTGATGATGATGCTACCACTTTCTGGCAATATAGATTGGGGCTTAGACACAGCTCAATCCCGCTCAGAATTAATCAGCTACGGCGCCTTTATCAGCTTGTTAGCAAATATTTTTGGTTACATAGTAGGGTCTTTGTTATCGACTGAGCGTTTGATAGATCGAATCCAAGCAACCGCCTTTGTTAGTCCTACTACCGAGCTTGAAAAAGGCTTTTTTAAGCCTAAGAGCAAAGCGACCAATGGCGACTTTTTTGTCTTGCTAGAAACTTTTTTAGGCAAACAAAAAAGCCAGCAAGTATTGTCTAATTTTGAGCAAGATTACAGCCAGACCATTCCGAATAATGCATCGCCAAACCGGCTATTTGTGGACTATTGCGAACGCATTTTGGGAGGCGTTTTGGGCGGATCTTCGGCTCGCACCATCATCAACTCCATCTTGATTGATAAGCAAATCAAGGTAGAAGAAATGGTGACCTATCTGGATGAAACCACCCAAGCGATTCAATTTAGTCAAAATCTACTGTTCGTATCCATGGATAATTTAGACCAAGGCATTAGCGTAGTCGACAAAGATCTGCGTATCGTCGCGTGGAATAAAACCTACCTGTCACTTTATCCTTATCCAGAAAGTATGCTAACCGTTGGACTGCCTGTCGAAGAGCTTATTCGCTTTAATGCCGAACGTGGTGAATGCGGCGTTGGTGACATTGAAGAACTAGTAAACAAGCGCTTAGAACACCTTAGAAAAGGCACAACTCATCGCTTTTTACGTCGCCGAGGCAGTGGCAGAGTCATCGAAATGGTCGGAAACCCGCTTCCTGATGGCGGCTTCGTCACTAGCTTCACCGATGTGACTGAACACATTGAAAGCCAACAAGCCTTAAAAGAAGCCAATATCGACTTAGAAAAACGAGTCGAAGCACGAACCGAAGAAGTGCAAGGCGTTAACAACGAGCTAATGCAAGAAATTGAACGTCGTAACCAAGCTGAAAAAGCGTTGATCAGTGCCAAAGCGGAAGCCGAACAAGCCAATGCGTCTAAAACAGAATTTCTCGCCTTAGCCAGCCACGATATTCTACAACCGCTAAACGCCGCCAAGCTTTACATGGGAATATTACAGTCCACCCAGCTTCCTAATGATACACATCAAGTCGTTAACAGACTGTCTGACTCACTAGAGTCAACCGAGGCGCTAATTTCGACCTTGCTTGAAATTGCACGCTTAGACCAAGGCGCCATACAGCCAAAATTAGTGGACTGTAACCTACAAGATATCCTCGCACCGATTGTGGCGGAATTTGGTGTTATCGCGGAGAGTAAAAATATTCGCTTAACCACCCATATGCGCTCTTTTCGAGTACATACCGACCCTATCTACTTACGCCGAATCATCCAAAACTTTGTCTCCAATGCCGTGAAGTACACGCAAAAAGGACGTGTATTATTAAGCGTAAGACCTCGATCTGGCGTAGTGTATTTACAAGTATGGGACACTGGCGTTGGGATTCCAGCGTCAGAACAAAAGAAAATATTTGACGATTTCTACCGCTGGGAAAACACGCAAGAACCCGGCATGGGACTAGGGCTTGGTTTGGTTCGTCGCATGCAAAAGCAACTGGGATTGGCTACGGAAATACATTCAACACCCGGCAAAGGCAGCTGTTTTAGCATTGAAATCCCCCTGGCCCAAAGCAATATAATCGTGGCGTTACCAACACCGCTACCTATTGTAACGCCGCAAGAAAAACTGGCTCATTGCTATGTTTGGTGCATTGACGATGAAAAAAATAACCTGACAGCCATGAATACACTATTAACTCACTGGCAATGCGATTGTCGCGCTTTTAATCGCTTTAATGACGCATTACAGGCTGAAGGTGAAGCAGAATTACTCTTGGTCGACTATCACCTTGATGACAACCAAGATGGCCTATCCTTGATCACGGCGCTCAGAGCCCGTGCAGGAAAAAACATTCCTGCGGTGTTGATTACCGCCCTACGCGACCCAGAATTAGTAGAACAATGCAAAAAACTACAGATTACTTATATGGCGAAACCGGCCAAACCCGCAAAATTGCGGGCTCTGGTTCAACACATTCATCAATTAAGAGAAGAGAAAAAATAACGCGGGGTAAATCGTGACGTTTAATGGTTAGAAGGTAAGCTCAAACCACAACCTGTTAGAATAATACCGCTTACGGTGTCTCCGATGCGTTTCAAATCGTCATCAGTCAGCGACTCAATACCGCTTAGCGCCAGCACTTGTGCTTCGAAGTCTGCGTAATGTTGTGTAGACGACCAAATCATGTAGATCACACTTGCAGGATCACACTGACGCATTTTTCCAGTGTCCATCCAACCTTGAAGTAATGCGATTCGCGACATAAACCAAGGTCTTAGCTCTTCTTTTAAATAGTCGCCAATATGGAGCGCGCCACCAATAACTTCCATCGCAAAAAGGCGAGAAGTAGGGCCTTTATCAAAACTTTGTTTGAGTTTAACACGAATAAAACTGTCCAATACATACGCTGGATCATCGTCTATCGTCGCCCGATCAAAAAGATCGTTCCAGCCCATTAAGGTCTGATCAAGCACCTGTTTATACAAATTGGCTTTAGATTGAAAATAATAAATGATGTTCGGTTTGGGCAAACCAGCACGCTCGGCAATGTGTTGTAGGCTGGCACCACTGTAACCTTTTAGCCCGAATTCAATCTCAGCGGCTTCCAGTATTTTAACAAAGACTTCTTCACGGTGATTTTGACGTTTACTCATGGGGGAGTTAAGTCCTTATTTGTATTTTCATAAGTATTGCCGAACTAACAAAACACAACCCCAACCTCCCCCTCTTCGTAAGGGAGGAGCTTAGTGCTTTCGCTCCCTCCCTATGCATTTTCAAAGGGGATGTAAATTAGCACTTTGTTCCCTCCCCTT
This genomic stretch from Marinomonas primoryensis harbors:
- a CDS encoding sodium:solute symporter family protein: MDQFTINLLFVGGSFALYFGIAFWARAGSTKEFYVAGGGVHPVLNGMATAADWMSAASFISMAGLIAAGGYANSTFLMGWTGGYVLLAMLLAPYLRKFGKFTVPDFIGDRFYSQTARLVAVACLIIASVTYVIGQMTGAGVAFSRFLEVDSSTGLMIAAAVVFFYAVLGGMKGITYTQVAQYVVLIIAYTIPAIFISLQLTDTFIPAIGLFSTHTESGLPLLQKLDEVVRELGFRDYTADVENKLNMVLFTLSLMIGTAGLPHVIIRFFTVPKVADARWSAAWALVFIALLYLTAPAVASMARLNLLTTIYPSGPTEQPIEYAERPDWVQTWEKTGLIKFEDKNGDGRVQFYNDVPAFQEEATARGWEGNELDVNRDILVLANPEIANLPGWVVGLIAAGGLAAALSTAAGLLLAISSAISHDLIKGTINPNISDKGELRAARISMFVAIIVATYLGMNPPGFAAQVVALAFGIAAASIFPALMMGIFSKRVNSTGAVAGMLAGLTSTLVYIFLFLGWFFVPGTASFANTPDNWLFGISPLSFGAIGAVINFVVAFTVSSMTAPPPKEIQDLVESVRYPQGAGGAVDH
- the bluB gene encoding 5,6-dimethylbenzimidazole synthase, whose translation is MNITQEERDAVYKTIFSRRDVRREFKPDPIPNDVLERVLLAAHHAPSVGFMQPWDFIIVQSPESKTKIKQGFLQAHAEATELFEGQRKEDYKSLKLEGIEEAPLGICVTCDRSRTGSVVLGRTAKPEMDLFSSVCAVQNLWLAARAENLGVGWVSIVHDHVIRDTLNIPESIDIIAYLCVGYVDIFHDTPDLERSGWLPRRDVSSAVHFESWPDSK
- a CDS encoding aminotransferase class V-fold PLP-dependent enzyme codes for the protein MAPLLDLAFVRSQFPAFKEPSLSGQAFFDNAGGSYACKAVIDHLDQYYRETKLQPYHLHPAAQKAGAQMDLAYKRLASYLNVDTSEVHLGPSTSQNTYVLAQAFGKILKEGDEVIVTNQDHEANIGVWRALSSRGVVIKEWRVDSKTGSLNINDLEQLFTKRTKLLAFTHCSNVVAEINPVAEICARARAANVMTLVDGVSFAGHGLPDIDALGADVYLFSLYKAYGTHLGVMVIRNAIADKLGNQAHYFNEAYRQKWFVPAGPDHAQVAASRGVLDYFDALHDYHFDEGGSALEKAQRVRVLFHDAEQVLLAKLLKYIDQHPKLTLLGPTDPLKRAATVAIIPKGQTPQELAQKLVDQGIICGAGHFYAVRLLEAMGVDSNTGVVRLSFVHYTQPEEIDQLIQALEMALK
- a CDS encoding Lrp/AsnC family transcriptional regulator → MKEITLDRTDYKIIKALEKNGRISNTQLAQAINLSQSQCLRRLRLLEEMNVISGYRAKVNYQKLGYSVMAWTLVTVSKDTPNARDNVMHFLQQQSAAINVHGVTGDVDLIVEVCAKNMAEFTDLVVKQLYAHADVVSTKSYICLDTAKQDGSPLDNV
- a CDS encoding RSP_7527 family protein; the encoded protein is MKNNQTIAELLANVNSAYLTDAEKYEAIARAERAEYIVAGISSAIKAVKKAALKLKAVFVSSSAQHA
- a CDS encoding carboxymuconolactone decarboxylase family protein, producing the protein MDNSRFDLGLALLSKIDGEAGHNVIDSLQDICPDLARFTIEYPFGDIYSRPGLDLKSREIATVAALTALGNCRPQLKVHLNAALNVGCSEDEIKEVLLQMSVYAGFPSALNGMFAFKEVLQERQN
- a CDS encoding MerR family transcriptional regulator translates to MNMKEFSLCVGLSAHTLRYYEKIGLIKNVQRNTSGHRSYTKKEVDWVGFIVRLKETGMALENILQYAELREVGVMTVFERQQLLERHKERLKAHIVLQQNHLEALDRKIDLYKANKVS
- a CDS encoding GNAT family N-acetyltransferase, encoding MITWHCQPFNELSTHILYDLLRLRCDVFVVEQNCPFPELDGLDTLPSTQHLFALQDNQLVAYARLLAEGDSYSGYSSIGRVVVAPQSRKDKMGHTLMSHAIKHATTLWPTSPIKIGAQSHLENFYKSHGFITVSAPYMEDGIEHYIMTRELEVTR